The segment GCTGAATTTCCTGGAGTTGCTAGATCAGGTGCGGTGGCTTTTTCGATCGGAGACAAAGGCTATGTCACGACAGGATACAATGACGATGAGCTTGTGGAAGAGCTAGGTGATACTTGGGAATACAATAGTGCGACAGACACATGGACTCAGCTGGCTGATTTTGGCGGTAGTGCCCGATATAAGGCTGTGGGTTTTGCTACTGGAGGATATGGCTATGTAGGGACTGGGTATGACGGGAGTCATTTGAAAGATTTTTGGCGATTGGACCCGGCGTCTGGAGAGTGGACTCAAATCGTCAGTCTCACGGGGGAGAAGAGAAAGGGAGCGGTTTCTTTCGTCATAGATTCTTATACCTATGTCTGTACGGGTAGCAACAATGGGCTTTATGAAGCTGACCTTTTGGCATTTGATCCATCTGAAGCTGGCTGGAGTCAATTGGAAGATGTAAACGAAGATGATGATGATCAAGATGCGATTCTAAGAGAGGATGGTGTTGCCTTTGTTTTGGATGGCAAAGGTTATGTGACAGTAGGCTCGCTGGGATCCAACCAGAATACAACTTGGGAATATACCCCTGGTAGTGGTGTATGGACAGAAAAGACGGCATTTGAAGGTACAGGTAGAACGGGTGCGGTGGCATTTACGATCAATGGACGTGCATTTGTAGCTTTGGGTCAGAGCGGTTCTTCTCGTTGGGATGATATTTGGGAATTTGTACCAACTGAAACCTATGACGAGGATGATTGATAGGGCGAGCGTTGAATTGAAACCTAGTAAAATAACTATTTTGCTAGGTTTGGTTCTCCTGTTGGTTTCTTTTCACTCGTTTGGGCAAAATGCATCTGGGTCAGTTTATTCTATGTTTGGGATTGGAGAGCTGAATCAGACGACCTCTGTGCAATCCAGAGGAATGGGCTATGCTTCGATAGGTCTGTCATCTAAATACGATGTGAATTTGGTCAATCCAGCTGCCAATGATCAGTTGGGGTACTATTTTAATCACATGACCAACATTGGGTTTTATTATGCCAGTACCAATTACAAAACGGATGATGCGTCCGAAAATGGATCGTACGGAGGAATTTCTAACTTCAATTTTTGGTTCAAAATTGGAAATAAATGGAGCAGTATAGTAGGTCTAGGTCAGTACAGTAATGTTGGATACAATATCAATCAAAGGGATGTCAACTCATTTCAGTCCAGTGATTACAGTGTATTGCATCAGGGCAGTGGAGGACTCAATGAGTTTTATTTTTCCAACGGATATTCGATTGTTGATAACCTGTCCTTGGGATTGAAACTGGCCTTTGTCTTTGGGAATATTGAGCATACAGAATGGGCTGCCAGTAGTCAAAATTCACAGCAATTTTATATCTCAGACCAAGTAAACATCAAGGACGTCTATGCTGAGTACAGTTTGAATTATCGAATCCAAAGACCCAAATTTGATGTCAATTTTGGTCTCATCTTCAAAAACGAGAATACATTGAAGGGAAGTACTAGTTCACAGATTACATCTCAAAACACGACCAGCGGAGAAGTTGATTTGATATATGAAGATCAAGAAAGTACGGATGACTATGTATTGCCTCGAAAATATGGTTTTGGCTTTTCTGTGAATACGGAAAAAATATTGCTGGCAGGAGACGTGGAGTATAATCAATGGAGTCAAGCGCATATACCTGACTATGAAAATGATTTGAATGATACATGGCGCTATTCTTTGGGGTTGGAACTGACACCTAATCGTGCAAGTGAGTCTTATATGAGTAGGGTGAGTTATCGAATAGGCGGATATACCGAAAATTCTTATTTGAAGATCGATGGGACGACATTTTCTCAATATGGAATCACTGGTGGATTGAGTATGCCCTTGAGGACAGGGAGTGCTGTAAATGTCGCATACCAACGAAAGCTGAATGGAACTGTGCAAAACAATCTGATCTATGAATCTACTAATGAGATTTCTATCAATTTGACGATTAGAAACCGATGGTTCCAGCAGCGAAAGTTCAATTAACAACTATTCTGCAAACATCTCTACAAGGATGGAATTGTCAGGGTAGAATATTTCCATGCTGAAATTTTGCAAGCTGTCACCATAGGTGGCAGCATGTTTTCTCAAAGCTGTTTCGACTTTTTGGGAATTGGGCATGACTAATGGATGCATAGACAAGGCGGCTTTGTAAGTAGCATGGGATTGCAACTCGATGACTTTGAAACCAGCAGGAATTGCCGACACATCATCTCCCAAGAGTATGCCGATGAAGCGATTGATTTCACCATCCTCCAGTGTGTCTGGTCTATAATCGATCAAGCATAGATCACCATTCAATTTTCCATTTTGGATCAAGTCTCGGATTTCTACAAATAGTTTACTTTCCACTTGATGCATTCTATGACCATGTACAAACTTGCCAGCGATGCTATAGACATTGTTGGTCGAGCGAGCTGTCACCAATGGATCAAACCCACCCATAAAAAAATAGATAGACATGGCTATTCCTGTCAAGGAGAGAAGCGACATAGTCCAATAGAGATATTTTTTTGTATTAAAGTTCACGTAGCGTACAGTTCATCATGTGGGCTAAATTAGGTACTTGCAGTCAGATTGAACTTTGAAATCGGGAAATAAAATATCTAAATGTGTTAAGTCAAATTTTCTTCTTCTAGTAATTTATTCATCCTTGTGATTACTTCATCAAGACTTTTGGCAGAAAGATGAATCTTATCGATTACTTCTTCATGGTCTTGTCGGGTTATTCCGTCTGTTTTGGAGATGCTAATAAGGCCTAATAGGTTAGCTAGTGGGGCACGCACTTCATGAGAATTAGAAAAGGCATATTCTTTGAGTTTCTTGTTTTGGGATTCTATTTTTCGAGTTCTTTCTTCTACCAGATTCTCAAGTGATTCATTCATTTTTTTCATTTCCGAATTGACTCGCTGCAGTTCATCTGCTTGATTAGAAATCTTTTCTTTCTGGCCATGTATTTCGGTATTGAGGTGTCGCAACAGACGGATGGTTCTGATTTTCTTGATGTAATACAAATACCATAAAGTCACTGCGATAAAGGCGAAAATCAAACAGACAACCAGCGCATACTGGATAGTGTTTTGGCGTTGGATTTTCAGATTGGAGGCTTCCAATTCCTTTTGTCGCAATTGGTTTTCTTTGGTGAGTAGGTAATTGCTTTGTTCTATTTCTGTGAGTTGTCTTCGAGATTCCAGTTGAGCAATGTACTCTAACCTCTGCTGTGCGAATAGGCTGTCTTTCAAGTTGAGGTATAGTTGTGCATATTCATACAAATTCCTACCATCTGCACTGTTGCCATAGATATGGTAGAGTATTTCCGCAGCACTGACAGCCTCTTTGAGAAGACCTATTTCTTGAGCTATTTGTAATGCTTGTTTTGCTTCCGAGAGTGCTTGATGAGGATTGTTCATTTCCAGATAGCATGAGGCAATATTAGTCAATACTTGAGATTGCCCTAATAGGTATCCTTGTTGATCATAAAGAGACTTTGCTTCTTTTAGATAGAGCATCGCTCTGTTATAATCCTTTTTTAAGATCAAGGTTTTTCCTAAAAGATTCAGTGAGCCAGCCATGTCTCCCAAAGTTTTTTGCTGCCTAAAACTTACGATGGCTTTTTCAAAATCTGCCTCGGCTTGATCAAGATTGCCAGTTTGCATGTGTAGCATCCCCATATTTTCATAATTATTGGCAATTCCCCAAATGTCGTTTTGCTTGATGTCTAAATCCAGTGCTTTGGTCAAATATGATTCGGCTTCTTTGTAATCGCCAAGGTTCAACTTGATCAAACCAATGTTGGTATAGGATCCTCCTATACTGGAAGAGTCTTTTAACAAAATTCGGATTTCAAGTGCTTGAAAGTAATGGTTGATAGCACTGTCATATTCTCCCATTGTCTTAAAGAGAACACCTATGTTGTTATGAATAATAGCCTTCAAAGCTTTATTTTCTTCTTTTTCGGAGATTCTTAGTGCTTTCATATGGTGGTCAAATGCCACTGCGTATTTCCCCATGTTTCGATAAACAGAGGCAAGGTTGTTATAGGTTTGTGCAGTTTTTATATCTTCATTCAAGGATTGAAAGCTGACAAGGGCTTGATTGAGGTATTTTTCTGCACTCTTAAATTCATCTCTTTTGGAATAAATCATCCCTATTCTTCTGTATGCATTTGCTTGTCCAAGAGGATATCCAATTTTTCTAGATATTTCTAAAGCTCTATTTGCATAGATGAGAGCAGTATCCGTATGGTTTCGATAGAGTTTGTCCGCAAGGAGGTTGAGAATGTTAGCTGAGACGAACTCATCCGTTGTCTGCTCAAGTATATTTTTGAGGCTGTCTAGTTTGTTTGCTTCTGCACACAACGGTAAGGTTGAGAGTGTAATTATACAGCTCACCAAACATGCTCCAACATATTTTATCATATTGGTATTTAATATTAAGAAGATTAGAATATAGAAGTTTTATCAACGAGATTTTATAAAACTCTAACGGCTGCTACAGGTAGGGATTGGTAATTCAATTTAGCCATCTCAATCATTTCCTAAAGTTAAGAAATGATAACTGAATCATTAGCTTAACACTTTAACAAGTTGTGAAAATATTTCCGTCCTGTATCGCACAATCATAGATTTCTATCAACACTTAGAGAGTGAAGAGCTCTTTGGCTATCGGGACTCACCTAAAATACTGTGCGGTATATTTTAGGGTCGAGAGTAGTAGCCTTCTGATCTAATTTTTTTATTTAGGATTTAGTGGATGATGAAGGGGTATTTTTTCTCCCAATTCGATAATTAGTTGTGGAGAAAAAAATAGCTTGTTGCTCTAGTAGCAATCAAAGGGATCTCTATGTGTTTTGTTTGAGCGGATCAATAATTTTGAAGATCAGAAAGAATCAAATCCAGCTCGTTGCGTGATTTGTTGAGTTTGTTGCTCAATTGTACGAGGACCGTTTCTTTGTTTTCTTCATCATGTAGAAAATCCTCGTCACTTAGGACGGGAAATTTCCATTTGAGTAATATTTTCAACTCTCTCCAACTTCGAATATTCGTCATATGGCTAAGGTACAATCTAGATTGATAATTAATTCATTGATTGTCAATGAATTTGCTGTTTGAGCAAATTTTTATGCCCTTCCCAGCGTACGCAGATGCATCAAATGCGAACTGATGGCTTTGAGCATGGTATTGTACTCATTGTATGTGATGTTGAATTCTTCACAAGTTTCTTTGACCAATCTGCTGATTGTAGGATAATGTACGTGGCTGATACGAGGAAAGAGATGGTGTTCAATCTGGAAATTTAAACCACCCAGCATCCAATGAAGTGTCTTATTGGTAGTTGCAAAATTGGCAGTACTTCTCAATTGATGGATTGCCCACTCTATTTTACTTTCTTCTTCCTGATTGTCTATTGCGTGAAAATTGGTGTCTTCTACTACATGCGCCAGTTGGAACACCGTACTGATGATCAATCCACAGGTGACAGTGATGATACTGAACCCGATCAGCCAAGGCAACCAACCCAAAACCAAAATCGGAACTACCATATAAACACACATGTACATGATTTTAGTAAACCAAAAAATGGCGTGCTGCTTCAAAGTCATTTTTTTGGTTTTGGTGACGGGAGCAATTCTACCACTAAAGTATTTTTCGAAATCCTCGTAAAAAATCCAAGCCAGATAAGAAATACCATAGAGTACTACCCAATAGATATGTTGAAATTTGTGGTAAAATCGTCTAGGCTGTCCCTCATGTAGTCTCATAAATGGTTTGACATCAATATCAGAATCCAAACCTTCGATATTGGTAAAGGTGTGGTGGTTGATGTTGTGTTTGATACCCCAGTAATATGAGTTCCCTCCCAGGATATTGAGAAAGTAGGCAGAGATCTTATTGATCCATGAGTACTGAGAAAAACTCTGATGGCTACCTTCGTGCATCACGTTGAAACCAATCAATGCTAGATTCAATCCCAAAATCATACAAAGCACAACAGATACAACAGGTATCGGTGTAAAGAAAACCAGTACGACGTACAAGGCTATCGCAGAAAGCACCAGCAGAATCCCTTTGTAGTACAACTTACCATCACCAGATGGTTTTAGATTTTCAACCGTAAAATAGTTGTCTACTTTTTTCCTGAGTATGTTGAAGAATGAGTTGGTACTGGTGTCGAATGAGTACTTCTGCATTGCACTATGTTTTGGGTAAGAATATTGTTTTCTGTTACCGATCAATTTTGATGTATGACACGACAAGTGCAGTGACGACAGTTTTTGAAAAGTAGTCGTAAATATCGGCATTCCCATTGATGGAAAAGCCTATTCTTACTTTTATTTACTCCGTAGGTCTAGAATAGTCCGATTATTTGGGATGCATGGCTTCTTGGAGATAGAATCCCACTCGACGTAGAATGTACTCAAAGGCAGTGACTAGGTGAAGTTACAAACTTCACTTTCTTATCATTAGGAAGCAGAAAGCAGCATTTTCCTCCTCTGGCGGACACGTGTAAATGCGGTATTGATCAAGGACAGTATCTTGAGGTGTAGTTATAACCAGCTGATTCGACGTTTCCATCCTGATTGCATGGCACTTTATAGGGAAGGCTACAACATACATTTATACCCGTTCCGAAATACAACAAATCCATAACACTGGCTTTTCATCCAGTACACATCAAAGGAATAGGTTTGCGCTTTTTAGCCATTGTTTTGTTTTTGGTAAAATGGTGGTTTGATGAACTAAATGCTATGCCACGTCATTTGATTTTATTTGCTTTCCTTCTTTTGCTATCAGCTTGCTCGTTGACGCACGAGGACAGCTCACCTCAAAACAATGAGACAGTTGACCAATTGCTCCATCAGATCGAATCACAACCCAAGCTGAGCCGTGACAGCACCCTTTTCTTGGCACGTCGTGGACTGATTCTCTCCCAAGAGTTAGGGTACAAATTTGGCATAGCCCGTAGCAGTCATTTGTTAGGAGCCTTGTTTTACAAGATTGGCAATTTGGATTTGGCACTCAACCATTTGCATAGTGCTATCCATGTCTACGAACAGTCAGGTGACAAAGACCACCTAGCAGAGGCTACCAGTCTAATAGGTCAGGTGTATTTGAGATCCGAAAACTACAATCAGGCACTGATTCATTTGCGAGAATCCTATGTTCTTTTCGTGGAGCTCCATAACCACACAGGAGAGGCACGGATTCAAGGACAACTAGGCCATCTCTTTGAGAAAACTCAGCAATACGATTCTGCTCTGTACTATCAGCACGAAGCGTTGGATTACTTTATTCAATCCATGGATTCGGCAGAATTGGCAGCCATCTATGACAACATTGGTAGTATCTACGAAGACCTGGAGGTGTACGATCAGGCCTACAAAAATTTTGTCAAGGCCTATGATTATAATTTCGCATTGGGCTATCTCGACGAGGCAATTGTCAATATGAACAACATCGGGGACACCTATCGCAAGCGTGGGCAGTATGATCAAGCGATGCAAGCGACCCGCCAAGCCTACGACATGGCGCTCGTACAGCAGAATCAATATCAAATCCAGTCAGCTGCCAGAGATATTTCTTTGATCCACAGAGAAACCAATCAATTGGATAGTGCCTATTACTACCTCGATCAGAGTTATCAATTGAATGAAGTCATCTTTGGTCAGGAAATCGCCCGAAAGATCGCCAACGCACAGAGTATTTTTGATCTGGAACAAAAACAACAAACTATCCTAATGCTCGAAAATGAAAAATCTTTGAGTAGAAAAATTGCCCTGGGTGGGGTTATAGCTGCAGCAATATTGTTCCTCCTGATTGCCTATAGTTCCTATCAAAAGGTAGCCAAGACCAGCAAAGAACGAAAGCTGCTGCAAATCGAAAACGAACTGAGCAAAGCAGAACTCATCAATGCACAGCTCAACGAAGAGAAACTAAGAACAGAACTAGAAAATAAGCGCCTGCAGGAGTCCCAGCTCCAAATGGATCTGGAAATGAAAAATAGCGCTTTGAGTAGATCTGCACTGCACCTGATTCAGAAGAATGAATTCCTAGAAACACTCCGAACCAACCTGAAGAAGATCAAGAAAAGCGAAAAAGAAGATGTCCACCAAAAGATCCGAAAGCTCACCAAATCTATTGATCTCAATTTCAACATGGACGAAGACTGGGAAGAGTTTGAAAATATTTTTCAGCAGATACATACGGAGTTTTTTGATCGCCTGAGAGAAAAACACCCCACCCTGACCAATTCCGAAGTGCGACTTTGCGCCATGATTCATATCAATCTGCACTCCCACGAAATCGCCTCGATCATGAATATCTCCAGCGATAGTTTGCGGATAGCTCGGTATCGCCTCCGAAAAAAGCTCGGATTAGAAAAAGGTGAAAATTTATACAACTATATCGTGAGTGTGGGTTAACGCTCTCGTAACATGCAACTAGCTGATAATAAAATAATTGTGTGGAGGTGCTTACGTTTGGTTGCCATGAATTTTGAATCTGATGCCATTTTGTTGATTGCCCATTTAACACCCAATTCATACTAGGAATCATTATTTGCCGAGTCAAATAATTCGATGACTTCAACTAAGAAATAATGAAGAAAACACTTACAATTTTACTTTTAAGTCTAATCGGTTTCGGTGCCTATAGCCAAGAGATAGTGGTGAGAGGTCTGATTACCGAAGGGGTCAGTGGAGAGCCACTACCCGGAGCAACGGTACTCATCGAGGGTACTACACAAGGTACCATCTCGGATGTCAATGGTGAGTTTACCTTGAGGCTATTGCCAGGTAGCAAATCTATTTTGGTGAAGTACTTAGGGTACAAGGATTTTACCACGACGATAGATGCAGCGACTAGTACCAATGTGGAAGTCCAACTCAGCGAACTCAATTCAGAATTGCTGGAAGTAACCGTTTTCGGGTCTCTACAAGGACAGCAAAAAGCACTGAATCAACAAAAAAGTGCTGGCAACATCAAAAACATCATCGCTGCTGATCAGATCAGTAGATTCCCAGACCCTAACGTCGCTGAAGCGATCCAGCGGATGCCAGGGGTGACACTGCAGAGAGATCAAGGCGAGGGACGCTACGTCATCGTGAGAGGATTGGCTCCACAGTTTACCAACATCAGCGTCAATGGCGAACAAATCCCTTCTCCTGAAGCAGGTGTGCGTTTTGTGGCACTGGATGCCATACCCGCGGATCAGCTTTCGTCTATAGAAGTATCCAAAACCTTGACTCCTGACATGGATGGTGATGCCATCGGTGGATCTGTCAACCTAGTGACCAGAAAAGCCAAAAGCAGTGACATGGAAATCCAAGGAACTGTAGTCGGTGGATACAACCACCTAATGGGTCAACCCAACGGGCAAGGGTCACTCCTCCTAGGAAAAAGATTTGGTGCGGATGAAAAATTAGGTATCCTAATCAATGGTAGCCACTTCTACACCGACAGAGGCTCGGACAACTGGGAAAGAGACGGTGATGCAATCGAACTGAGAGATTATGCACTGAGAAGAACGCGAAGTGCAATCAGCGGTACTTTGGATTACCGATTCAACGACAATAGCGAAGTGTATTTTAGAGGAATCTACAATACATTCTCTGATCGTGAACATAGAAGAGCCTATGTAATCAGCCCGAATGTGGATGATTCCCCTTTTGAGAGCAACGAGATCGAAAGAGCGACCAAAGATCGTTTCGAACGCCAAGATATCTCTAGTTACAACCTCGGAGGCAAGCACGTATTGCCAGGTTTTTCGGTCAATTATGAAGTGTCCTATGCTGATGCAGTACAAGACACTCCTTTTGATTACGAAGTGACCTTCATCGGTGAGCCTGATGGATTGTCTACAGACTTTTCAAATTCTGACTTCCCTAGATTCATGACCAGCGAGGATTTCGACTACCTCGACAACAGCAACTATGAATATGATGAGCTAGAGGCGGGCAATACTTTCGCCAAGGATGAAAACATCACAGGTAAGATCAACATCGCTGTTCCCTACGAAATAGCAGGCAACCAAGGGGCGATCAAATTTGGAGGTAAGTACAGAGCCAAAACAAAGAGTCTAAAAGTGACCAGTAACAAGTATGGATGGGCTGGAGGAGACGTCTCCTTCGAAGGGCAAGAAGGTGATTTCACCCTAGAGAAATTTGATGGTGGTTTGGTGGACGACAACTTCCTAGGAGGTGAGTATGAGATAGCAGCAGCGCCAGATATGGACAAGATCGTTCGATTCTTCAATGCCAACCGAGCTGGCTTTGAGCTAGAGGCTGAAGACAAATTGGTAGATGAAAATGTAGAAAGCTACAAAGCCACAGAAGATGTATTTGCAGCCTATTTGATGACAGATGTGACTTTCAACAAACTGCAAATTGTAGGCGGTGTGCGTTTCGAGAAGACCAATGTTGACTACCAGTACCACACGGTGTTGTTTGATGACGAAGGAGATTTGGACGAAATTTTGGATGAAGAAGGATCTACGGATTATGCTTTTATCTTACCACAGATCAATTTCAGGTATGCGCTCAATGGTCTGACCAATCTAAGGTTGGCTGCTACGACTTCTTACTCTAGACCCAATTTTGAATCCATCGTGCCAGCACAAGAGATCAATCTAGGTGATAGAGAAGGTACCATCGGTAATCCAGACCTCAAGCCCGTATCTGCTGTCAACCTCGACTTGATGGTTGATCACTATTTCGGAACAGTTGGCGTGCTGTCTGCAGGTGTTTTCTACAAGAATCTCGACAACTTCATCTACAAGCGCAGGTTTGAAACAAATTCTTACGAAGGCATTGATTTCGGAACTGATGTGGATTTGATACAAGATGTCAACGGACAGTCTGCCAACATCGCAGGAGTCGAACTTTCTTATCAGCAGAATTTGACCTTCCTGCCAGGAGCTTTGGCTGGCTTGGGCATCTATGCCAACTATACCTATACGGCTTCCTCAGCTACGCTCAAAGACAGATCTGGCATAGACGAAGAGGAAGAAATCAATCTGCCGGGTCAGGCAACGCATGTGGCCAACTTGAGCTTGTCATACAACCTGAAAGGCTTCACCGCCAGAATCTCGGGCAACTATGCAGGAGCTTATATTGAGGAGCTGGGAGAGGATGCTGACGAAGACCGCTCGATCAAAGGACGTCTTCAAGTCGATGCTACTGCCAGCTACAGAATCAGCGATCACTTCAATGTGTTTGCCGAAATGCTCAACATCACCAACGCACCTTTCGAAGCATATTTGGGAGGAAACGAAGACCAATTGGTGCAGAGAGAATTTTACTCTTGGTGGTCTAGAGTAGGTGTCAAATTCAATTTCTAATTACAAAAGAATCAAATCATGAAGATTAAAAATATATTGAGTGTAGCGGTGTTGGCCTTGCTGTCAGCCTGTGCTCTCAACGAACCAGATGTAAAAATTCAGGATACTGACTTCCCTCTTCGTCTCGAAATCGACGAAGAAGGTGCCGATCTACCGGATGCCGAAGATTACACCATAACGATTTCATTCGCAGATTATTTGGGCGATTTGCCAGCTCATGCGATCACTTTGACATACGAGTTATCTGGCGAGGGAGACTTCTCTGGAGCCTTCATAGACGAGATTGTGTATGAATATGAGGATGAAGACTGTGTGTTTGTACGCGAGATTGAGTTCACTGCCACGACTATTACCGTCCCTGTAGATGCTGATTTGGGTACTGTACCTGAAGAGTTTGAAATCGTAGTATTGATGAACGAAGCTGGTATTGATGCCACGGATGGGGAGTTCAAACTGGAGATCACGGGAGTAGAAACTCCAGACAATGTAGCATTCAGTTACACCAACACTTTCGAATATGGAATCCTAGACAATGATGTAGCAGGCGAGTGGGTGTTAGAATTGGAAGATGAAGCAGCTTTCGCTTCCTTCCAACAAGTTTTCGGACCAATATCGCCTGACTTGATGGAGCTGACTTTTGCAGACATCACTGGAGAGGTCAAGTTTGAGTTCGAATTTGAGGAGATGAAAATAGAAGTCGAGTTGGTCGAGGAGGAAGAAGTTACCGAATGTGAAGATGGAGAGATCGAGACCGATACAGAGAATCTAGTGATTGAAATCGAAGCGGATTATGACGCAGAAGATGGGGAGCTTGAGCTAGAAGGCTCGCACTTCAACGAAGATGATGAGGAGTTGGATTTTGTCATGGAGGCAGAATATGAGTTGGGAGATGATGATGACATGATCATTACCTTCAAATCCATCATCGACGAGGACAATTACGAAGAAGGTGAAGAACTCTTCTCTGGATCTATTTCATTCACCCTTATCAAAGATTAATTATGCATCAATACACCAAATATATCGTGTTGGGCTTGCTCGCTGCATGCAGCCAACCCCAACAACCAACAAGCACAGAAGTAACTCCTATTCAACCCAAGTACGTGACCGACACGGTCAATTTTGACAGTGACGACCCTGCGATTTGGATTCATCCGACAGACCCGAGTCAATCTTTGATTCTAGGTACGGACAAGCGTGAAAATGCAGAAGGTGGTGTTTTCGTTTTCGATCTCAAAGGAAAAGAAGACAGCACACGACGCATCACAGGAATCGACCGTCCCAACAATGTAGATATCGCTTATGGTTTCCGATTGGACAGTACGAGGACAGTAGATGTCGCAGTATTCTCTGAGCGTGGCAAGAACAGCATCCGTGTTTTCAGCTTGCCAGATATGCAGGCCATTGACGGAGGAGGCATTCCGGTATTCGAGGACAGCCCGAGTCGTGACGTGATGGGCGTAGCACTTTACAAACGTGCCGCTGACGATTCGCTCTTTGCGATCGTGAGCCGCAAGGGTGAAAACTCACCTGCTGAGGGCTACCTCTACCAGTATGCGCTAGAGATGCAGGACAGCACAGTGGTGGGGCGACTGGTGCGCAAGTTTGGCAAGTTCAGCGGGGGAGCTGGAGAGATAGAAGCCATCGCCGTAGATCACCAGTTGGGCTATGTTTACTACTCTGACGAGTTGTTTGGAATCAGAAAATACTATGTTGATCCAGCGATGGGCAATGAAGAATTGGCCGTGTTTGGTACCGATGGCTTCACCGAAGACCGTGAAGGTATCACCATCTACCAAAGTTCTGACACGACAGGTTACATCATGATCTCGGATCAGCAGGCAGATGCTTTCAGGGTTTTCCCGAGAGAGGGTTCCAATGGCAACCCACATGATCATCAGTTCATCAAGAGCCTGCCAGTATCCACGCACGAAAGTGACGGGTCAGAGGTCTCACATGTAGCCTTCAACGAGGATTTCCCCAAGGGTTTTTTCGTAGCAATGTCGGACAACAAGACCTTCCAAATCTACGATTGGCGTGACCTGGAAAAAGTCTTGGTCGCTACTGACGAGAAATAGAAAATACTTTTTCATTCTGAATCAGGTCTTCGGACCGACCCAAGCCTTCTCGCGAGAGAGGGCT is part of the Reichenbachiella agarivorans genome and harbors:
- a CDS encoding Kelch repeat-containing protein — protein: MKSKIGIWISIALFGLMMSCTTEEDSTVEEGNWIKRSSFDGVGRSGAVSFVIGDKAYIGLGFDGDDYLTDFWTYDPDQNYWQKAAEFPGVARSGAVAFSIGDKGYVTTGYNDDELVEELGDTWEYNSATDTWTQLADFGGSARYKAVGFATGGYGYVGTGYDGSHLKDFWRLDPASGEWTQIVSLTGEKRKGAVSFVIDSYTYVCTGSNNGLYEADLLAFDPSEAGWSQLEDVNEDDDDQDAILREDGVAFVLDGKGYVTVGSLGSNQNTTWEYTPGSGVWTEKTAFEGTGRTGAVAFTINGRAFVALGQSGSSRWDDIWEFVPTETYDEDD
- a CDS encoding fatty acid desaturase family protein, whose translation is MQKYSFDTSTNSFFNILRKKVDNYFTVENLKPSGDGKLYYKGILLVLSAIALYVVLVFFTPIPVVSVVLCMILGLNLALIGFNVMHEGSHQSFSQYSWINKISAYFLNILGGNSYYWGIKHNINHHTFTNIEGLDSDIDVKPFMRLHEGQPRRFYHKFQHIYWVVLYGISYLAWIFYEDFEKYFSGRIAPVTKTKKMTLKQHAIFWFTKIMYMCVYMVVPILVLGWLPWLIGFSIITVTCGLIISTVFQLAHVVEDTNFHAIDNQEEESKIEWAIHQLRSTANFATTNKTLHWMLGGLNFQIEHHLFPRISHVHYPTISRLVKETCEEFNITYNEYNTMLKAISSHLMHLRTLGRA
- a CDS encoding tetratricopeptide repeat protein gives rise to the protein MCAEANKLDSLKNILEQTTDEFVSANILNLLADKLYRNHTDTALIYANRALEISRKIGYPLGQANAYRRIGMIYSKRDEFKSAEKYLNQALVSFQSLNEDIKTAQTYNNLASVYRNMGKYAVAFDHHMKALRISEKEENKALKAIIHNNIGVLFKTMGEYDSAINHYFQALEIRILLKDSSSIGGSYTNIGLIKLNLGDYKEAESYLTKALDLDIKQNDIWGIANNYENMGMLHMQTGNLDQAEADFEKAIVSFRQQKTLGDMAGSLNLLGKTLILKKDYNRAMLYLKEAKSLYDQQGYLLGQSQVLTNIASCYLEMNNPHQALSEAKQALQIAQEIGLLKEAVSAAEILYHIYGNSADGRNLYEYAQLYLNLKDSLFAQQRLEYIAQLESRRQLTEIEQSNYLLTKENQLRQKELEASNLKIQRQNTIQYALVVCLIFAFIAVTLWYLYYIKKIRTIRLLRHLNTEIHGQKEKISNQADELQRVNSEMKKMNESLENLVEERTRKIESQNKKLKEYAFSNSHEVRAPLANLLGLISISKTDGITRQDHEEVIDKIHLSAKSLDEVITRMNKLLEEENLT
- a CDS encoding tetratricopeptide repeat protein; this translates as MPRHLILFAFLLLLSACSLTHEDSSPQNNETVDQLLHQIESQPKLSRDSTLFLARRGLILSQELGYKFGIARSSHLLGALFYKIGNLDLALNHLHSAIHVYEQSGDKDHLAEATSLIGQVYLRSENYNQALIHLRESYVLFVELHNHTGEARIQGQLGHLFEKTQQYDSALYYQHEALDYFIQSMDSAELAAIYDNIGSIYEDLEVYDQAYKNFVKAYDYNFALGYLDEAIVNMNNIGDTYRKRGQYDQAMQATRQAYDMALVQQNQYQIQSAARDISLIHRETNQLDSAYYYLDQSYQLNEVIFGQEIARKIANAQSIFDLEQKQQTILMLENEKSLSRKIALGGVIAAAILFLLIAYSSYQKVAKTSKERKLLQIENELSKAELINAQLNEEKLRTELENKRLQESQLQMDLEMKNSALSRSALHLIQKNEFLETLRTNLKKIKKSEKEDVHQKIRKLTKSIDLNFNMDEDWEEFENIFQQIHTEFFDRLREKHPTLTNSEVRLCAMIHINLHSHEIASIMNISSDSLRIARYRLRKKLGLEKGENLYNYIVSVG